From the genome of Vitis riparia cultivar Riparia Gloire de Montpellier isolate 1030 chromosome 2, EGFV_Vit.rip_1.0, whole genome shotgun sequence, one region includes:
- the LOC117926719 gene encoding disease resistance protein RPV1-like, whose translation MRHIPAAITQLCNMRYLNISHCNMLEEIPELPSSLREIDAHDCASLGNLSNPSTLLCSLLKWLKKVEPPSQGKLIDLGSHGIPGWVLHQEMGRQIRIEFPMNWYEDDQFLGFAFFFLHPLKSHLGLSFKFDEEEYAYKGVYSPFCVCNEINGNEDKLSLVYYPKTTIRDKFHSSQYMDLEVSFFGSNFGSQNKTKSCGVYFIYSQDHQQNHNSLDFPENSGDNKSTAKDIKRSHDDATHNQAEEPYHKRLRESNTHLKF comes from the exons ATGCGTCATATACCTGCTGCTATTACTCAACTTTGTAATATGAGATACCTTAATATCAGTCACTGCAACATGCTTGAAGAAATTCCAGAGCTTCCATCAAGTCTAAGAGAAATCGATGCACATGATTGCGCAAGCCTAGGAAATCTGTCAAATCCATCCACACTTCTCTGTTCTCTCCTCAAATGGCTCAAGAAAGTTGag CCTCCTTCGCAAGGGAAACTAATTGATCTAGGAAGTCATGGAATTCCAGGGTGGGTACTACATCAGGAAATGGGAAGACAAATAAGAATAGAGttccctatgaattggtatGAAGATGACCAGTTCCTCggatttgcatttttctttcttcatccaCTAAAATCACATTTAGGTTTATCTTTCAAATTTGATGAAGAAGAATATGCTTACAAGGGAGTATATAGTCCTTTTTGTGTGTGCAATGAGATTAATGGTAATGAGGATAAACTAAGCCTGGTGTACTATCCTAAGACTACTATTCGAGACAAGTTCCACTCCAGCCAATATATGGACCTTGAGGTTTCATTTTTTGGTTCTAATTTTGGTAGCCAGAATAAAACCAAAAGTTGCGGGGTCTATTTTATATACTCTCAAGATCATCAACAGAATCATAACTCGTTAGATTTTCCTGAGAATTCTGGTGACAACAAATCAACAGCAAAGGACATTAAAAGAAGCCATGATGATGCAACACATAACCAAGCAGAGGAGCCATACCATAAAAGATTGAGAGAATCTAACACCCATCTCAAGTTTTAA